The proteins below are encoded in one region of Pelagibacterium flavum:
- a CDS encoding DNA cytosine methyltransferase, with the protein MGENVGGGGMARPIGIDLFAGAGGMSLGFEQAGFDVVAAVEIDPVHAAVHKFNFPDCAVIPRSVTDVSGEDIRAEAGIGDRTVDVVFGGAPCQGFSLIGQRALDDPRNALVKDFVRLVRELDSNYFVFENVKGLTVGKHRKFLFELIEEFEEIGYSVQRDWRVLNAADYGVPQDRQRLILMGAKKGRSLPDYPKAIAERPTCQDALADLPNAEEFERLRNSDSIKTAAFGKPSTYAEPLRGLGNDAWAYGHPRNWDPKKLTSSARTEHTEISRRRFRETEQGRVEPISRLFKLPADGVSNTLRAGTDSARGAFTSPRPIHYAFDRCVTVREMARLHGFPDWFRFNVTKWHGARQIGNSVPPPLARAVASVVIAALGGRPTRPTEAVDLGDEKLLSMGNTEAAAYFDIQNPIGRRDKKSGARKRKQEEIEASYALHRGAQLVDGVAG; encoded by the coding sequence TTGGGCGAAAACGTTGGAGGCGGCGGCATGGCAAGACCTATTGGAATCGATTTGTTCGCAGGCGCGGGCGGTATGAGCCTTGGCTTCGAGCAGGCCGGTTTCGATGTCGTTGCAGCTGTCGAGATCGATCCCGTTCATGCTGCGGTCCACAAGTTCAATTTCCCGGACTGCGCGGTCATCCCTCGATCGGTGACGGACGTGTCCGGCGAGGATATCCGCGCCGAGGCCGGGATTGGCGATCGGACGGTCGATGTCGTGTTCGGCGGAGCTCCATGTCAGGGGTTCTCATTGATCGGGCAGCGCGCTCTCGACGACCCGCGAAACGCGCTGGTGAAGGATTTCGTACGTTTGGTTCGCGAACTGGATTCGAACTACTTCGTTTTCGAGAACGTGAAGGGGCTAACTGTAGGCAAGCACCGTAAGTTTCTTTTCGAACTGATCGAGGAATTCGAAGAAATCGGCTACTCTGTTCAACGCGACTGGCGGGTTCTGAACGCGGCTGACTATGGCGTGCCGCAGGATCGTCAGCGCTTGATCTTGATGGGAGCAAAGAAGGGCCGCTCTCTTCCGGACTACCCCAAGGCAATCGCAGAACGCCCGACCTGTCAGGACGCTCTTGCCGATCTTCCAAACGCAGAGGAGTTCGAGCGCCTTCGAAATTCCGACTCCATCAAGACAGCGGCCTTCGGAAAGCCCAGCACCTACGCCGAGCCGCTGCGGGGCCTTGGCAACGACGCATGGGCGTATGGTCACCCTCGGAATTGGGATCCGAAGAAACTGACCTCCAGCGCTCGTACTGAACACACCGAGATTTCCCGTCGGCGCTTTCGCGAAACGGAACAGGGTCGCGTGGAACCGATCTCGCGTTTGTTCAAGCTGCCGGCCGACGGCGTTTCGAATACGCTGAGAGCGGGGACGGATTCTGCTCGTGGCGCGTTCACTAGCCCGAGACCGATTCACTACGCGTTCGACCGGTGCGTAACTGTGCGCGAAATGGCGCGCCTCCACGGCTTTCCAGACTGGTTTCGCTTCAACGTTACCAAATGGCATGGTGCTCGCCAGATCGGAAACTCAGTGCCGCCCCCGCTGGCGCGTGCGGTAGCCAGCGTCGTTATCGCTGCGCTGGGGGGCCGCCCCACGCGACCGACCGAGGCTGTGGATCTCGGCGACGAAAAGCTCCTGAGTATGGGGAACACCGAGGCCGCTGCGTATTTCGATATCCAGAACCCTATCGGACGCCGCGACAAGAAGAGCGGTGCGCGAAAGCGGAAACAGGAAGAGATCGAGGCTTCATATGCCCTTCACAGGGGGGCGCAACTCGTAGATGGCGTCGCTGGCTAG
- a CDS encoding DnaJ domain-containing protein: protein MADPSLPGQLYFAQLERFTSSVSAKDYVTAAAAARASLPLLRDWLKDPQGDGKRLDIRIPALSQGGTTMAIVGDRDGLCELRDLVQSFDHLQAYRTEAEEHFVDLDLFDRLREAIRASPGILQSRIKTVLGVDDGRRASRLISYLEKSGEVRRAKSGKTYELYLADAEMPKASAATIYNEPARPGSHRRDRSAGRPHELDPKRVNIVPLPPSPNAWERPVELPATEEAFADPQGGWSEIVVKTIEKSDRPDPAFRKHYSTRGGALSFDDLAKSEASLGAPGAVMFSDASGRPGTPVPLHRDAYHISVHPEGEGFALRSKSGVMTVYRGDLAIDFETDLEAAPEVAANRERLGLAESEAHRALRCIALTPDRNRYLFTHVDEAWCFNREGERLWGLRMPAKEPTRIRVGGSSFGTAAEIDQALQVMGLQMPVTPDEIRKRYRQLVRELHPDVSPGNEERMKAVNVASERLTGLDPEQLDGSGGGEAGFEIVISFGPAAEADWIYAAAFSGTGETALLGTYAGRVVRVDRSGSPTTIYDVGSVPVRIVETESFLYVMTTTRLYVLDGDRLIALHDCSPKCDLLVSGGMVLLVEGKGVRVFTEDGRPLGIALTKAPIRRAYVDNGDVVVETRTQRGSFRGIRAVPKRPGDPFQAIPMRPS from the coding sequence ATGGCGGACCCTTCTCTGCCCGGGCAGCTCTATTTCGCGCAACTCGAACGTTTCACCTCCTCGGTTTCCGCAAAGGACTATGTGACCGCGGCCGCAGCCGCGCGTGCAAGTCTACCGCTGCTGCGCGACTGGCTGAAAGATCCTCAAGGCGACGGGAAGCGGCTCGACATTCGGATTCCGGCCCTGTCGCAAGGCGGAACGACGATGGCCATCGTCGGAGATCGGGACGGACTCTGCGAGTTGCGGGACCTGGTGCAGAGTTTCGACCATCTGCAAGCTTACCGAACCGAGGCGGAGGAACACTTCGTCGACCTCGACCTTTTCGACCGGCTCCGGGAAGCGATCCGCGCAAGTCCGGGCATCCTGCAAAGCCGGATCAAAACCGTGCTGGGCGTCGATGACGGGCGCCGCGCCAGTCGGCTCATCTCCTACCTCGAGAAGTCGGGAGAAGTCCGTCGCGCGAAGAGCGGAAAGACCTATGAGCTCTACCTCGCCGATGCCGAGATGCCCAAGGCCTCTGCCGCGACGATCTACAATGAACCAGCAAGGCCGGGATCGCACCGACGCGACCGAAGCGCCGGGCGTCCGCACGAACTCGACCCAAAGCGTGTGAACATCGTGCCGCTTCCGCCTTCGCCGAATGCGTGGGAGCGACCCGTCGAGCTGCCTGCCACCGAGGAAGCTTTTGCAGACCCTCAGGGGGGCTGGAGCGAAATTGTCGTCAAGACAATTGAAAAATCGGATCGACCGGATCCGGCCTTTCGCAAGCACTACAGCACGCGTGGCGGCGCACTGTCGTTCGACGATCTTGCGAAGTCAGAAGCCAGCCTGGGCGCTCCTGGAGCGGTGATGTTCAGCGACGCGAGCGGACGACCTGGGACACCGGTGCCCCTACACCGCGATGCCTACCACATTTCCGTTCATCCAGAGGGCGAGGGCTTCGCGCTGCGCTCGAAGAGCGGTGTGATGACCGTCTATCGTGGCGACCTCGCCATCGATTTCGAGACAGATCTAGAGGCCGCCCCAGAAGTCGCCGCCAACCGCGAACGCCTCGGCTTAGCAGAAAGCGAGGCACATCGCGCCCTGCGCTGTATAGCACTGACACCGGATCGAAACCGCTACCTCTTCACTCACGTCGACGAAGCGTGGTGCTTTAACCGGGAAGGAGAGCGCCTATGGGGGCTCAGGATGCCGGCGAAAGAGCCGACCCGCATCAGGGTGGGCGGCTCCAGCTTCGGGACCGCGGCGGAAATCGATCAAGCCCTACAGGTCATGGGTCTTCAGATGCCGGTCACGCCCGACGAGATCCGGAAGCGGTACCGGCAGCTCGTGCGTGAACTGCACCCTGACGTGAGTCCCGGAAACGAAGAGAGGATGAAGGCCGTGAATGTCGCATCTGAGCGGCTAACCGGCCTCGATCCTGAGCAGCTGGACGGAAGTGGAGGAGGTGAAGCCGGTTTTGAAATCGTGATCAGCTTTGGCCCCGCGGCCGAGGCTGACTGGATCTATGCCGCAGCCTTCTCCGGGACGGGAGAAACCGCTCTGCTCGGCACCTATGCCGGGCGGGTGGTGCGGGTGGACCGCAGCGGCTCGCCGACCACGATCTACGACGTGGGCTCCGTGCCTGTCCGCATCGTTGAGACCGAATCCTTCCTCTATGTGATGACCACGACGCGTCTCTATGTGCTCGACGGCGACCGCCTGATCGCGTTGCATGATTGTTCGCCAAAATGCGATCTGCTCGTCAGCGGAGGCATGGTCCTCCTGGTCGAAGGCAAGGGCGTTCGCGTCTTCACGGAAGATGGCCGGCCGCTGGGGATCGCCCTGACCAAGGCGCCCATCCGGCGGGCGTATGTCGACAATGGCGACGTCGTCGTGGAAACGCGGACGCAACGGGGGAGCTTCCGTGGGATCCGCGCGGTTCCGAAGAGACCCGGCGATCCGTTCCAGGCAATTCCCATGCGTCCATCGTGA
- a CDS encoding very short patch repair endonuclease produces the protein MADHVTADRRSYIMSMVRQKDTKPELALRRALHRLGYRFRLHRRDLPGSPDIVFPSRKKVVFVHGCFWHGHGCKWGQLPKSRPEYWKPKIETNRERDKRALTELREAGWEPLVVWQCELRDLEGAVGRVEAFLRS, from the coding sequence ATGGCTGACCACGTAACTGCGGACCGCCGCTCGTACATAATGTCGATGGTCCGCCAGAAGGACACAAAGCCTGAACTCGCCCTGCGCCGCGCCCTTCACCGGCTCGGGTATCGCTTCAGGCTCCATCGTCGCGATCTTCCGGGCAGCCCCGACATCGTGTTCCCGTCGCGGAAGAAGGTCGTGTTCGTGCATGGCTGCTTCTGGCATGGCCATGGCTGCAAGTGGGGCCAACTGCCGAAGTCTAGGCCGGAGTACTGGAAGCCGAAGATTGAAACAAACAGAGAACGTGATAAGAGAGCCTTAACTGAGTTGCGGGAAGCTGGATGGGAGCCGCTCGTTGTCTGGCAGTGCGAACTGAGGGACCTCGAAGGAGCCGTCGGCCGTGTGGAAGCCTTCCTGAGAAGCTAG